In Kordia antarctica, the following proteins share a genomic window:
- a CDS encoding Hsp20/alpha crystallin family protein: MNLVKRKNADFPSIFDELFQTDWFGGIANQVASTTNIPATNIKETADNFILEVAAPGKTKEDFKLALDHDVLTISTEAKKEVDTETSSAEAEKYTRKEFSFEAFKRSFKLPQTVNKEEIKATYTNGILNVALPKREEDKVKPQRTIEIS; encoded by the coding sequence ATGAACTTAGTAAAAAGAAAAAACGCAGACTTTCCTTCAATTTTTGACGAATTATTTCAAACAGATTGGTTTGGCGGAATTGCAAATCAAGTAGCAAGTACTACAAATATTCCTGCTACAAATATCAAAGAAACCGCAGACAATTTTATACTTGAAGTTGCAGCACCAGGAAAGACAAAAGAAGATTTTAAGCTGGCATTAGATCACGATGTATTGACAATTAGTACGGAAGCAAAAAAAGAAGTTGATACTGAAACGAGTTCAGCGGAAGCGGAAAAATATACACGTAAAGAATTTAGTTTCGAAGCGTTTAAACGATCTTTTAAATTACCGCAAACGGTGAATAAAGAAGAAATCAAAGCAACGTATACAAACGGAATTTTGAATGTTGCTTTGCCAAAAAGAGAAGAAGACAAAGTAAAACCACAACGCACAATAGAGATTTCATAA
- the sucC gene encoding ADP-forming succinate--CoA ligase subunit beta: MNLHEYQGKEILASFGVRIQRGKVASTPAEAVEAAKQLTEETGTGWHVIKAQVHAGGRGKGGGVKLAKSLQEVEEIAGQIIGMDLVTPQTSAEGKRVHQVLVTEDVYYPGESETNEFYMSVLLNRVTGRNMIMYSTEGGMDIETVAEETPHLIFTEEVDPAMGLLGFQARRVAFNLGLSGLAFKEMTKFVSSLYTAYVSADASLFEINPVLKTSDNKIMAVDAKVSLDENALFRHKDYLAMRDLREENPIEVEAKEVGLNYVDLDGNVGCMVNGAGLAMATMDLIKMAGGEPANFLDVGGTADAKRVEEAFRIILKDPNVKAILINIFGGIVRCDRVAQGVVDAYKNMGDAIKVPIIVRLQGTNADIAKELIDNSGLDVQSAVEFQEAADKVQAVLA; encoded by the coding sequence ATGAACTTACACGAATATCAAGGTAAAGAAATATTAGCAAGTTTTGGCGTGCGCATTCAAAGAGGAAAAGTCGCTTCTACACCTGCGGAAGCTGTGGAGGCTGCAAAGCAACTAACAGAAGAAACAGGAACAGGATGGCATGTGATTAAAGCACAAGTTCATGCTGGTGGACGCGGAAAAGGTGGCGGAGTAAAGCTTGCCAAAAGCCTTCAAGAAGTAGAAGAAATCGCAGGACAGATCATCGGAATGGATTTGGTAACACCACAAACTTCTGCCGAAGGAAAACGTGTACACCAAGTATTAGTCACAGAAGATGTATACTATCCTGGTGAGAGCGAAACCAACGAATTTTATATGTCTGTATTATTAAATAGAGTAACCGGACGCAACATGATTATGTATTCTACCGAAGGCGGAATGGATATTGAAACCGTTGCCGAAGAAACACCACATTTAATTTTTACAGAAGAAGTTGATCCTGCAATGGGATTATTAGGTTTTCAAGCAAGAAGAGTTGCTTTTAACTTAGGATTAAGCGGATTAGCATTTAAAGAAATGACAAAGTTTGTTTCTTCATTATATACAGCATACGTTTCGGCAGATGCATCATTATTTGAAATCAATCCTGTATTGAAAACTTCAGATAATAAAATTATGGCAGTTGATGCGAAAGTAAGTTTAGACGAAAATGCATTATTCCGTCACAAAGATTACTTGGCAATGCGCGATTTACGTGAGGAAAATCCAATTGAAGTTGAAGCGAAAGAAGTAGGACTAAACTATGTGGATCTTGACGGAAACGTTGGTTGTATGGTAAATGGTGCTGGTTTAGCAATGGCAACAATGGATTTAATTAAAATGGCTGGTGGAGAACCTGCTAACTTTTTAGATGTTGGTGGAACTGCAGATGCAAAACGTGTGGAAGAAGCTTTCAGAATCATCTTAAAAGACCCAAATGTAAAAGCAATTTTAATCAATATTTTTGGTGGAATCGTCCGTTGTGATCGTGTTGCGCAAGGAGTTGTAGATGCGTATAAGAACATGGGAGACGCTATTAAAGTGCCAATCATTGTTCGTCTGCAAGGAACAAATGCAGACATCGCTAAGGAATTAATTGACAATTCTGGATTGGATGTACAATCTGCTGTTGAATTCCAAGAAGCTGCTGATAAAGTACAAGCGGTTTTAGCTTAA
- a CDS encoding viperin family antiviral radical SAM protein, which produces MNTEIKQLKRKNRIGSTEKESRMAIPSVNFHLWQPCNMRCKFCFATFLDVKQTILPKGHLPEAEAVEVVKSLANYGFKKITFVGGEPLLCKWLPKLIRTAKELGLNTTVVTNGSKLTDEFLQQNKPYLDWIALSIDSLNKETNIKTGRTERKIPLTEAFYKDRINAIKAHGYKLKINTVVNAHNYKELMVDFIKEANPKRWKIFQVLPITGQNDGKIEDLKITTAQYESFLQRHEELAVCVPESNDAIKGSYVMVDPAGRFFDNAEGTHNYSKPILEAGVFEAIKAVNYDIVKFIDRKGFYNW; this is translated from the coding sequence ATGAACACAGAAATTAAACAATTAAAAAGAAAAAATAGAATTGGAAGCACAGAAAAAGAGTCTAGAATGGCAATACCAAGCGTCAATTTTCACTTGTGGCAACCTTGTAATATGCGATGCAAGTTTTGTTTTGCTACATTTTTAGATGTGAAACAAACCATTTTACCAAAAGGACATTTACCAGAAGCAGAAGCTGTAGAAGTTGTAAAATCGTTAGCCAATTACGGATTCAAAAAAATTACATTTGTTGGTGGCGAACCTTTATTATGTAAATGGTTACCTAAATTAATTCGTACCGCAAAAGAATTAGGATTAAACACAACAGTAGTTACCAATGGAAGTAAATTAACAGACGAATTTTTACAACAAAACAAACCATATTTAGATTGGATTGCGTTGAGTATTGATAGTTTGAATAAAGAAACAAACATAAAAACTGGAAGAACAGAACGAAAAATTCCATTGACGGAAGCATTTTATAAAGACAGGATTAATGCTATAAAAGCACATGGTTATAAATTGAAAATCAACACAGTTGTGAATGCTCATAATTATAAAGAATTAATGGTAGATTTTATTAAAGAAGCAAATCCGAAACGATGGAAAATTTTTCAAGTATTACCAATTACTGGGCAAAATGATGGGAAAATAGAAGATTTAAAAATCACAACTGCACAATACGAAAGCTTTTTACAAAGACATGAAGAGTTAGCCGTTTGTGTTCCAGAATCAAACGATGCAATTAAAGGAAGTTACGTAATGGTTGATCCGGCAGGACGTTTTTTTGACAATGCCGAAGGAACGCACAATTATAGCAAACCAATATTAGAAGCTGGTGTTTTTGAAGCCATTAAAGCTGTCAATTATGATATTGTAAAGTTTATTGATAGAAAAGGATTTTACAATTGGTAA
- the lysA gene encoding diaminopimelate decarboxylase, whose protein sequence is MKESDLLNIAQTFGSPTYVYDANKITSQYERLTKAFKNVPKLKLHYAVKALSNLSILKLMKSLGAGLDTVSIQEVQLGLAAGFDVHEIMYTPNGVSLEEIEQAAELGVKINIDNLSILEQFGSKHPTIPVCIRINPHVMAGGNHNISVGHIDSKFGISIHQIPHVLRIVELTNMNINGIHMHTGSDILDIDVFLYASEILFKAATNFKNLDFIDFGSGFKVPYKKDDIQTNVEELGEKLTTRFNQFCQEYGKDLSLIFEPGKFLVSESGYFLAEVNVVKQTTSTVFAGIDSGFNHFIRPMLYSSYHHIENISNPEGRERYYSVVGYICETDTFGNNRRISEIREGDILKFNNAGAYCFSMASNYNSRYRPAEVLWYNEEAHLVRKRETFDDIVKNQVEIDI, encoded by the coding sequence ATGAAAGAATCCGATTTACTCAATATTGCACAAACATTTGGAAGTCCAACGTACGTTTATGACGCCAACAAAATAACTTCACAATACGAACGTTTGACGAAAGCATTTAAAAATGTGCCAAAGTTAAAACTACATTATGCCGTAAAAGCATTGTCAAATTTGAGTATTTTAAAGTTGATGAAATCGCTTGGCGCGGGATTGGACACAGTTTCCATTCAAGAAGTGCAATTAGGACTTGCCGCAGGATTTGACGTACACGAAATTATGTACACACCAAATGGAGTTTCGCTTGAAGAAATTGAACAAGCGGCGGAATTGGGCGTAAAAATCAATATTGACAATCTTTCAATTTTAGAGCAATTTGGAAGCAAACATCCAACGATTCCTGTCTGTATCAGAATCAATCCGCATGTAATGGCTGGCGGAAATCATAACATTTCAGTTGGACATATTGATTCAAAATTTGGAATTTCTATTCATCAAATTCCGCATGTATTGCGAATTGTAGAATTGACAAATATGAATATCAACGGAATTCACATGCACACAGGAAGTGATATTTTAGATATTGATGTGTTTTTATATGCTTCAGAAATTCTGTTTAAAGCAGCAACTAATTTTAAAAACCTAGATTTTATCGACTTTGGAAGCGGTTTCAAAGTTCCTTATAAAAAAGATGACATTCAAACCAATGTTGAAGAATTAGGCGAAAAATTAACCACACGTTTCAATCAATTTTGCCAAGAATACGGGAAAGATTTATCATTAATATTTGAACCTGGAAAGTTTCTCGTGAGCGAATCTGGTTATTTTCTCGCAGAAGTAAATGTCGTAAAACAAACCACTTCTACCGTTTTTGCAGGAATTGATAGTGGTTTCAATCACTTCATTCGTCCGATGTTGTACAGTTCGTATCATCACATTGAAAACATTTCAAATCCTGAAGGTCGCGAACGCTATTATTCTGTGGTCGGTTACATTTGTGAAACAGATACGTTTGGAAATAACCGCAGAATTAGTGAAATCCGCGAAGGCGATATTTTAAAATTTAACAACGCTGGCGCGTACTGCTTTTCTATGGCGAGTAATTACAATTCACGCTATCGTCCTGCCGAAGTTTTGTGGTATAACGAAGAAGCGCATTTAGTTAGAAAGCGTGAAACTTTTGATGATATTGTAAAAAATCAAGTGGAAATTGATATTTAG
- a CDS encoding PhnA domain-containing protein, with protein sequence MSIERELQKRSNSTCELCSATEKLSVYNIPPNHENQLEKSIYACNTCISQIEDPELMDSNHWRCLNDCMWSEVKAVQIVSWRMLHRLKKEGWPQDLLDMMYLDEDDIAWAKATGEADDKENAIKHLDVNGVQLQAGDSVVLIKDLNVKGAGFVAKRGSAVRNISLTHDNAEHIEGRLNGQHIVIITKYVKKT encoded by the coding sequence ATGAGCATTGAAAGAGAACTACAAAAACGAAGCAATTCTACATGTGAATTATGTAGCGCGACGGAAAAATTATCCGTTTATAATATACCACCAAATCACGAAAATCAATTAGAGAAATCTATATACGCTTGCAATACGTGTATTTCTCAAATTGAAGATCCTGAACTAATGGATTCCAATCATTGGCGTTGTTTAAATGATTGCATGTGGAGCGAAGTGAAAGCGGTTCAAATTGTTTCTTGGCGAATGCTACACAGACTGAAAAAAGAAGGTTGGCCACAAGATTTGCTCGATATGATGTATTTGGATGAAGACGATATAGCTTGGGCAAAAGCAACTGGAGAAGCGGACGATAAAGAAAACGCAATCAAACATTTAGATGTAAATGGCGTACAATTACAAGCTGGCGATAGCGTAGTTTTAATTAAAGATTTAAACGTAAAAGGCGCAGGTTTTGTTGCAAAACGCGGATCGGCAGTTCGTAACATTTCACTAACACATGATAATGCCGAACATATTGAAGGTCGCTTAAACGGGCAACATATTGTAATTATTACAAAATATGTGAAGAAGACATAA
- a CDS encoding class I SAM-dependent methyltransferase has translation MEQVYELKLWGDNKSVFYSGTGSHEPEIVNPYVEAVTSFLTSFENPLVVCDLGCGDFNIGKKLVKHTKKYFAIDIVSDLIEHNKSTFKSTNLEFHCLDIAVADLPSGDCALVRQVLQHLSNTEVQNIINKLAVFKYVILTEHLPKGDFIPNIDIISGQGIRLKKHSGIDLIASPFNLKVKNEKQLVSFVLDDGKGVIVTTLYTVF, from the coding sequence ATGGAACAAGTGTACGAACTAAAACTTTGGGGCGATAACAAATCTGTTTTTTATTCAGGAACTGGTTCGCATGAACCTGAAATAGTGAATCCATATGTAGAAGCTGTAACTTCATTTTTGACTTCTTTTGAGAATCCACTAGTTGTGTGCGATTTAGGTTGTGGCGATTTTAATATTGGAAAGAAACTCGTAAAACATACCAAGAAATATTTTGCAATTGATATTGTTTCAGATCTTATAGAACATAATAAATCAACGTTTAAATCTACAAATTTAGAATTCCATTGTTTGGATATTGCTGTAGCTGATTTACCTTCTGGAGATTGTGCTTTGGTGCGACAAGTATTGCAACATTTATCGAATACAGAAGTGCAAAATATCATAAATAAGTTAGCTGTTTTTAAATATGTTATTCTAACAGAACATCTACCAAAAGGAGATTTTATACCAAATATAGATATCATTTCAGGACAAGGAATTCGGTTGAAGAAACATAGTGGAATTGACTTGATTGCTTCGCCATTTAATTTAAAAGTAAAAAACGAAAAGCAATTAGTATCTTTTGTTTTAGATGATGGAAAAGGAGTTATTGTAACGACACTTTATACGGTTTTTTGA
- a CDS encoding ATP-binding cassette domain-containing protein, with amino-acid sequence MLSVINLSKSYGKKQILNEIELHFNSGEIHGIVGENGAGKTTLFKCIAGLESYEGNIQYEKRNIKNVVGFLETNPEFLSKITGKEYLQLLCNARNIKNVDFKEKNIFELPLQQYAETYSTGMKKKLAMTGVLLQNNDVFILDEPFNGVDIQSNLIIKELLKLLKEKGKIIILSLHIFSTLQDTCDDLHYLMAGKIKKSVKNKDFKIIENLMKDVGLSEKIRKFNIK; translated from the coding sequence ATGTTAAGTGTTATCAATCTTTCAAAATCATACGGGAAAAAGCAAATTCTAAATGAAATAGAATTGCATTTCAATTCGGGAGAAATTCACGGAATTGTTGGCGAAAATGGCGCAGGAAAAACAACCTTATTCAAATGTATTGCGGGTTTGGAATCATACGAAGGAAACATTCAATATGAAAAAAGAAATATCAAAAATGTTGTTGGGTTTTTAGAAACGAATCCAGAGTTTCTATCTAAAATTACAGGAAAAGAATATTTACAATTACTCTGTAATGCGCGAAATATTAAAAATGTAGACTTTAAAGAAAAGAATATTTTTGAGTTGCCATTGCAGCAATACGCAGAAACCTATTCCACAGGAATGAAAAAGAAATTAGCGATGACAGGTGTTTTACTTCAAAATAATGATGTTTTTATCTTGGATGAGCCATTCAATGGTGTTGATATTCAAAGCAATCTTATTATTAAAGAATTGCTGAAATTACTCAAAGAAAAAGGTAAAATAATCATCCTTTCCTTGCATATATTCTCCACATTACAAGACACTTGCGACGATTTACATTACTTAATGGCAGGTAAAATAAAAAAATCTGTAAAGAATAAAGATTTTAAAATCATTGAGAACCTCATGAAAGACGTGGGTTTGAGTGAAAAAATAAGAAAATTCAATATTAAATAA
- a CDS encoding cold-shock protein, whose protein sequence is MSKGTVKFFNDAKGFGFIVEEGSNSEHFVHISGLIDEVREGDEVEFDLQEGRKGLNAVNVKVI, encoded by the coding sequence ATGAGCAAAGGAACAGTAAAATTTTTCAACGACGCAAAAGGATTTGGATTTATCGTTGAAGAAGGTTCAAACAGTGAACATTTTGTACACATTTCTGGATTAATCGACGAAGTTCGTGAAGGAGATGAAGTTGAATTCGACTTACAAGAAGGACGTAAAGGTCTTAATGCCGTGAACGTAAAAGTAATTTAA
- a CDS encoding FAD/NAD(P)-binding protein, whose translation MKKSTIANIRKIGIIGIGPRGGYAFEKFIVALTNKTNLSQIHFLLFEETGNFGNGSVYNTNQIESNWVNITERILLLEKRIAIDLPEIQIPSFPSYHEWTGKDFEKISKNYIDTYPPRAEIGTYLQERFQSFITPLLENKVVTLYSEQVTEVIVEAHHKISIKTNIKTYKEIDEILLTIGHQPTELSEQISKWKEFAANQENIHLFTSPYPIENFLKPQNLLSDSVVGIRGFGLAMIDITRAIATTHGNFIIKDADTKACEYIADADFNGKLIPFSLDGLPPVPKPLNALIDEQFTPTAKQRSAFEANIGNSKTQKEATSPQFLMQAFAPIAATIYVALEKHFCQRENSAEAIEKIILKWLEDPKYTHKTIVPTEQSVEKTMQYFIDMATGNKAISLDYCIGQVWRHCQPSIYEQLSFNKCSEEVFADIIALDESTKRYSYGPPVESIQQLLALVKANVLNLEMLTKPEIELTEKGWCFHADGKSETANIMINSVLDSPEIKSVNSPVIKKMLANNLIEAVHDDLGIITDENGYVVSKNKDTKTPIALLGRLAKGTIIGVDAILECYGSRPVKWAKEAVNRHINYLSTEK comes from the coding sequence TTGAAAAAATCAACAATAGCAAATATTAGAAAAATAGGGATTATAGGAATTGGTCCGAGAGGTGGATATGCTTTCGAAAAATTTATCGTAGCATTAACAAATAAAACCAATCTTTCTCAAATTCATTTTTTACTCTTTGAAGAAACTGGAAATTTTGGTAATGGAAGTGTCTATAACACGAATCAAATTGAAAGTAATTGGGTAAATATTACCGAAAGAATTTTACTGTTAGAGAAACGAATTGCCATTGATTTACCCGAAATACAAATTCCATCGTTTCCATCCTATCATGAATGGACAGGGAAAGATTTTGAAAAAATATCCAAAAATTACATCGATACGTATCCGCCACGAGCGGAAATTGGAACATACTTACAAGAACGATTTCAATCTTTTATAACTCCTCTTTTAGAAAATAAAGTTGTTACACTGTATTCTGAACAAGTAACAGAAGTAATTGTAGAAGCGCACCATAAGATTTCCATAAAAACGAATATAAAAACGTACAAAGAAATAGATGAAATTCTGTTAACAATTGGACATCAGCCAACTGAATTATCGGAGCAAATTTCTAAGTGGAAAGAGTTTGCTGCGAACCAAGAAAATATTCATCTTTTTACATCACCATATCCGATTGAGAATTTTTTAAAACCCCAAAACCTATTATCCGATAGTGTTGTTGGAATTAGAGGATTTGGACTGGCAATGATCGATATTACGAGAGCAATTGCAACAACACATGGTAATTTTATTATAAAAGACGCTGACACGAAAGCATGCGAATATATAGCTGATGCTGACTTTAACGGGAAACTTATTCCTTTTTCCCTTGACGGATTGCCGCCAGTTCCAAAACCATTAAATGCGCTAATTGATGAACAATTTACTCCGACAGCCAAACAACGCTCAGCTTTTGAAGCTAACATTGGAAATTCAAAAACTCAAAAAGAAGCGACAAGTCCTCAATTTTTGATGCAAGCATTTGCACCGATCGCAGCAACTATTTATGTAGCACTTGAAAAACATTTCTGTCAAAGAGAAAATTCTGCGGAAGCAATCGAAAAGATCATTTTGAAATGGTTAGAAGATCCTAAATATACACACAAAACAATCGTCCCGACAGAACAATCCGTTGAAAAAACCATGCAATATTTTATAGATATGGCGACAGGAAACAAAGCTATTAGCTTAGATTATTGCATTGGTCAAGTGTGGCGACATTGTCAACCATCCATTTATGAGCAATTATCTTTTAACAAATGTTCCGAAGAGGTATTTGCAGACATTATTGCTTTGGACGAGTCTACCAAACGATATTCCTATGGTCCGCCAGTTGAAAGCATTCAGCAACTTTTAGCATTGGTTAAAGCAAATGTGTTGAATTTAGAAATGCTAACTAAACCTGAAATTGAATTAACCGAAAAAGGTTGGTGTTTTCATGCTGATGGAAAGTCAGAAACTGCGAATATTATGATAAATTCTGTGTTGGATTCGCCAGAAATTAAATCTGTAAATTCGCCCGTTATAAAGAAAATGCTTGCTAATAATTTGATTGAAGCAGTTCATGATGATTTAGGTATTATCACTGATGAAAATGGCTATGTTGTTTCTAAAAATAAAGATACTAAAACACCAATTGCGTTGCTTGGAAGGTTGGCAAAAGGAACTATTATTGGTGTAGATGCAATTTTAGAATGTTATGGCTCACGTCCTGTAAAATGGGCAAAAGAAGCTGTAAATCGTCATATAAATTATCTTTCGACAGAGAAATGA
- a CDS encoding ABC transporter permease → MNFYFTLQFKRIYRHIDEFGVIPLIGFALLLALFSWVSEAIFKNISQASYYYIGIGLLLTLKLGNIKRTVFLQKCFPLETFWKVRMLENTLFVLPFSGFLCYKQAFIEIIIIHVGAIMLSFFNNLGIRSITIPTPFGKNPFEFVIGFRNTFWLFPVLYILTYIAVFVDNYNLGVFSLIAVFVCCMSFYSKQEPLYYIWIHSMTSKEFLNHKIKTAILFSSFLVLPIVIGLSLFFSLERLQITLLFTVLGYSFILLTIIGKYSNYPSQVHLFQTLAMLVCLLFPPLLILIIPYFYKRSIKKLNSILVC, encoded by the coding sequence TTGAACTTCTACTTCACCCTACAATTTAAAAGAATCTATCGTCATATTGACGAATTTGGCGTCATTCCGCTGATTGGTTTTGCGCTATTACTTGCACTTTTTAGTTGGGTTTCTGAAGCTATTTTTAAAAATATTTCGCAAGCTTCGTATTACTATATTGGTATTGGCTTATTGTTAACTTTGAAGTTAGGAAACATAAAACGAACTGTCTTTTTACAAAAATGCTTTCCGCTAGAAACATTTTGGAAAGTACGCATGTTAGAAAATACGCTATTTGTGCTTCCGTTTAGTGGTTTTCTCTGCTACAAACAAGCTTTTATAGAAATAATTATCATTCATGTTGGTGCTATAATGCTATCATTTTTTAATAATCTAGGTATCAGAAGCATTACAATTCCAACACCTTTTGGCAAAAACCCATTTGAATTTGTCATAGGTTTTCGAAATACTTTTTGGTTATTTCCTGTACTCTACATACTCACCTATATTGCTGTTTTTGTTGATAATTATAACTTAGGAGTTTTTAGCCTGATTGCAGTTTTTGTATGTTGCATGTCGTTTTATTCAAAACAAGAACCTTTATATTATATTTGGATTCACAGTATGACATCAAAAGAATTTTTAAACCATAAAATAAAAACAGCAATCCTTTTCAGCAGTTTTTTAGTACTGCCAATTGTCATTGGATTGTCTTTATTTTTTTCGCTTGAAAGATTACAAATTACATTGTTGTTCACAGTGTTAGGGTATTCTTTTATCCTATTAACAATTATAGGGAAATACAGTAATTATCCATCACAAGTTCATCTATTTCAAACACTTGCCATGCTGGTTTGCTTACTGTTTCCGCCACTTTTAATTCTGATTATTCCATATTTCTACAAACGATCTATCAAAAAACTTAATTCTATATTAGTATGTTAA
- a CDS encoding DUF1456 family protein — protein MALTNNDIFKKLRVALKLRDDDIVKILELVDFRITKSELGAFFRTEDHPKYKNCGDQILRNFLNALVIHLRGPMPKKEDKPKSTPSTSKRKENK, from the coding sequence ATGGCATTAACAAACAACGACATTTTCAAAAAACTTCGCGTGGCATTAAAGCTCCGTGATGACGATATTGTAAAAATATTAGAACTCGTAGATTTTAGAATCACTAAAAGTGAATTGGGCGCATTTTTCCGTACGGAAGATCATCCAAAATATAAAAACTGTGGCGATCAAATTTTACGTAACTTCCTAAATGCTTTGGTGATTCACTTACGTGGTCCGATGCCGAAGAAAGAAGACAAACCAAAATCAACACCTTCGACCTCTAAACGGAAGGAGAATAAATAA